A stretch of DNA from Ciona intestinalis unplaced genomic scaffold, KH HT000054.2, whole genome shotgun sequence:
GCTGGTTTTCCCCGAAGCGAGTCATGCAGATGGGTCACGTGGTTAGCCTGCTATCGATTCTGGTAATGGCGCTGATAACTGGACTCACAGGATCCTACGAAGTTCTAATTATCGGTCGTTTCCTTACCGGTATAGGTGCAGGCGTCTCGTACAGTAAGTGTATAAAGCtgtcaataaatttaataaatgtaacttactttatcctcgcgtcgCGGGCAAtggtagtcgttataacacaggtgttctcttccatatacacctcgtgccagcttacgagttatcacaaACGTAATTTggtgggtgattttttaagttcttatgtatggcttacaatttagacaacctataagtgaccactgggttggagtaagacgggtaagtgtcttgcccaaggacacatacgcccacaatggtagcaacgacgagccttgaacccaaagcctctgggttacaggcaggcgcgctaaccactatgtcaCGGCGCCACCTAGTATAAATTGCATTACAAGTTGCTTTTTCCTCAAGGCTCTATCTAATTATATTTCTTAACAGATTTGTCGTCGCTGATAGTTGCAGAACTAAGCGCACCAGCGAAGTCTGCTTTCTGGCAAAGTGTCGTGGGTGCTTTTAATCTTCTTGGTCTATTGTTAGGCGCCGTAATGGGACATCCGCGGGTAAATTAGCCACAAATGTTACCGATGTTCTTCGTTAACAAAATGCTTACAGCTTTTAGGCACAGCAACGCTTTGGCCCGTCGGTGTTTCAGTGATCGGTATATCGGCTGTTGTTTACCTCATCACAAGCATTTGGTTGCCGGAGTCGCCGTTTTATTTAATCCGAATGAAGAGACAGGACGAAGCGGTTGAAGTTCTCCAACTGATACGAACCGGAACGAAGGTCATTACAACAATACAACCAACCTAGCTGATCCATTGACTTCATGTTTTCCACTTCACAGAATAATATACTGGAAGAAATTGCGAGAATGAAAAGTGAAATGAAAAACGTTGAACAAGTCGGCATCAAGGAAATGTTGACGAACAAAGGATACAGGTAAACTTGTCTGCGTACGTCACCGCCTGTATAGTGTATACCGTATACGAATGAACTACTATACCAGTGGCATTTAAAAGCACAGCATGAAAAGTAATATGGCTGCTCGATTTTAGCCCGAACAAAGCTCTGAAAACTCGGTATATCATTTCTGTGTTTTTACTTACACTTGAGTTTCTTGACGTGTTATTCCGAAAATTCTATTCATAAGTAATCCTAACTGCTCTAGTTCTGCAtgcatattaattattatctGCTTTATATACATTGTATTGCAGGAAACAGTTCTTCGCCGTTCTGGTTGTTTACGGCAATCTAGTTTTAGTTGGAATAAACCATATTCTGATCTATTCGGACCAAATCTTTCTACAAGCAGGCATCGCCCCTGATAATGTGACGTTCGCCACCATCGGTGTTTTCGCCTTGTCATTCATTGCTTCCGTATTCGGGGTGAGAcagcaaaaatcaaaaacttaCGTCATAACAAGCTTTTTTTGGTGTTTCAGTCAAAAATCGTCGATCGTTTCGGAGGATACAAGGTAAACATTGCATGTAACGGCATCCTTATCTTTGCGATGGTGTTGTTCACTATAAGTCAAGCCACTGCTCACCTGGCACCGTCGGCAATGCCTTACGTAGCGATCGTTGCAGTCGCTATTTACATGTGCGCGTAAGTATAAGAAAGTTTGGTATGATTTTtagtttgaataaattatgCTCCATCttgattaaattaaacaactaaaaagtTTGGCGCTCTGGCAAAGCGGTTAGCGCGCATGCTTCTACGCCGGAGTATATATCGATtgaaggcttgatgctgctataCCATTATGCCTTATGGCGTGTGCGTCCTTGGGCAGGACATTTACATTGTAAACTAggtatatttgtttcaatacGTAAAACTCGGCACACTCTGCTTTAATTTCCAGGTGGTCTGGTGGAAGTAACTTAGCTGTCTTCGCTTTGGTTGGTAAACTGACTGTTGAACCGACTCGAGCAACTGTGTATGGATACGGGTCTATGCTTCTGTGGACTCTTGCATGGTTTAGCAGCTTCATACCACCCTATTTGCAGGTGGATGTTCTAAAACGGCCGAACTGTATTAACTTTCACTCTGTTTGCCTATATGGCGATTTGCTACCACATAACAGAAAAAATCACAGTTGTGAGATCATCTCCATTCTTGATCTCAAATTTggtcttgttttttttttatggaaaattCAATTGAGTGTgataaatgatcaaaaataaaaatttctagAGAAATCTCCTTCTTAAAAGATTCATACTCatgcatttttaaacagattgGACTAGGAGCTTATATGTTGATGATCTGGGTATTTTTCGCCGTCGTGTTTCTCATCTACCATTTGCTGCTGATCCCAGACACGAAGGAAAACAGCAGTGAGGAAATCCAAGCTTACTTCAGTGGGGCAGACCAAAGTGATTCAGTTGAAATGTCGAAAATTAACACCGAAGAGCCAGGCACTCCTTATGCGTTAACATAATTGTGGATATACAAATTTAATGCCGTACCCgcgaatttaaacaaacaacaatattcCAATATCACTGCCGTTGctttttaacaaaagcaaCTGTTCGCCTGCTACGCGGCTTTGTTAGATCGCATCATAACCAAAACAAACCAATTCCTACACTCGATGCTACTACATTGCAAAATACAAATCGAAGActtgaaatttttaaacgaAAGTAGGCATACCAGCGAAATTTTACAGCTTATGTGCAAAAAGCGGCTAGAATACAATGCTTTTGAATTTCTTGCTTGATCAATTACCAAACTTATGTTAATCGTTcaataaaccaaaaattagCCCGCTTTTAACCATAGAtttctatttattaaataaatctaaTGAAGACACACACAAAATAACTAAAAGGAAAAatcaatattgttttaatccGTTATCTAAATGACTTAACTATAGGCAATACTCCGTCTTAGTTCAAATATGATTTGTACCTAAGTTATGGTAT
This window harbors:
- the LOC100183590 gene encoding solute carrier family 2, facilitated glucose transporter member 5-like — its product is MAEPENSRFGAIALFLNAGMLVMISAYQVTFLNPVAPVMVRLFNQTHVSRYGVPMPSSVSTSIMAIVNSFLFVGAMFGGLATKFLLGWFSPKRVMQMGHVVSLLSILVMALITGLTGSYEVLIIGRFLTGIGAGVSYNLSSLIVAELSAPAKSAFWQSVVGAFNLLGLLLGAVMGHPRLLGTATLWPVGVSVIGISAVVYLITSIWLPESPFYLIRMKRQDEAVEVLQLIRTGTKNNILEEIARMKSEMKNVEQVGIKEMLTNKGYRKQFFAVLVVYGNLVLVGINHILIYSDQIFLQAGIAPDNVTFATIGVFALSFIASVFGSKIVDRFGGYKVNIACNGILIFAMVLFTISQATAHLAPSAMPYVAIVAVAIYMCAWSGGSNLAVFALVGKLTVEPTRATVYGYGSMLLWTLAWFSSFIPPYLQIGLGAYMLMIWVFFAVVFLIYHLLLIPDTKENSSEEIQAYFSGADQSDSVEMSKINTEEPGTPYALT